From the Priestia koreensis genome, one window contains:
- a CDS encoding S-layer homology domain-containing protein: MLRRKVKKYVSLMSVLLLLITTLPVSLFLGINGAYATSFPTPSSEDFENPPGEVKNGGVFGDWEIGFITNDGKLDEFGFLSIEEENRYNHILDAYNLISSRYLAIKPHRNANFSLESLKVINNNSISYNVVGYKSGSPVLGAIQTFDDTIKIISFPSSSWGDIDEFRIERTDGSEDINLQLDNIIVTDPIISSQTPQVSQMGGAVTVEGDLKYGSTLSANVSQITYSPSTNSDQPTYQWYRGEEAIEGAKNNSYTVTEQDINHQLRVRISADGTNATGYVESGLTPNIEKSEGPQAPVAPVEESTTSHSITLKYIEGQEYSKDNGAVWQDSSTFNNLDSSTLYTFITRVKETEYQKSSEFSLATVIETKEAVLPEIAGDIYIEGSAKYGGVLSVNLDNLTYHPDTKLDHISYQWYQDSTLITGATNETYVITKNNIGKKMKVKVMSDGINATGSLESQPTDNIEKADGPDAPMAPEVNSKTSTSIKLKSNNDQEYSIDNGETWNENASFLNLIPGTEYKFISRIKETDTTKSSANSNQTIIPTNDVYTITYNGNNHTSGLPPADIKKYEEGSTVTVIGNTGRMARSGYQFMGWNTSVDGSGSTYQPGSSFQMGTNNVTLYAKWKKDLTGSNAGAPVINPSQPGTEIITAPIETGGVGSGTIVMNMPITRTTDSNGVVKDSVDMNLERAKGTIKSVLEAGQTTARLVIPDEKDVVSEVTVNVLKEAVKETADKDVNLEIFTDNGRILVPQESLDNFTNDLYFRITPVKKEEKKKEIENRAKVEDIVKRVTGDSLVTVVSRPIEIDTNMQSRPVTLILPLRDFQLPDDKKQEEFLSHLFIYIEHSDGELELVKAKVVEFKQGQLGLEFNVNKFSTFTILHVENLKENRHKGYIRGYEDGTFRPNNVVTRAQAAMMIAKNMGYEDVKFKGNDPFLDVKTTHWSAGAIEFVKTRGMMQGDHSGYFHPNVPITRAELAVIIARYNKLALPSETESSIAFSDIKGHWAMTAIASVKIAGLISGYPNGTFRPNSYVNRAECVKMINRMFNRGPLYGINKLAFKDIQTNHWAFAEISEASQDHAYIYRTTGGEEIVE; the protein is encoded by the coding sequence ATGTTGAGAAGAAAAGTAAAGAAGTATGTTTCTTTAATGTCAGTACTGTTGCTTCTAATTACTACGTTGCCTGTTTCTCTTTTTTTAGGTATTAATGGAGCATATGCTACCAGTTTCCCTACTCCTTCCAGTGAAGACTTTGAGAACCCACCTGGCGAAGTAAAAAACGGTGGTGTGTTTGGAGACTGGGAAATTGGCTTCATAACCAATGATGGTAAATTGGATGAATTTGGTTTTTTATCAATTGAAGAAGAAAATAGATATAATCACATACTAGATGCCTATAATTTAATTTCCAGTAGATATTTGGCTATTAAACCTCATAGAAACGCTAACTTTAGTCTAGAATCTCTTAAAGTTATTAATAATAATAGTATTTCTTACAATGTAGTAGGGTATAAATCTGGATCACCCGTTTTAGGAGCCATTCAAACGTTTGATGATACTATAAAAATCATTTCTTTTCCAAGTAGCTCATGGGGTGATATTGACGAATTTCGTATTGAAAGAACAGACGGAAGTGAGGATATAAATCTTCAACTTGATAATATTATCGTTACTGATCCAATAATATCTTCACAAACTCCACAAGTCTCTCAAATGGGAGGAGCAGTAACAGTTGAAGGTGATTTAAAGTATGGTTCAACGCTATCAGCGAATGTGAGCCAAATAACTTATAGCCCTTCGACAAATAGTGATCAGCCCACTTATCAGTGGTATCGTGGAGAAGAAGCTATTGAGGGAGCAAAAAACAATAGCTATACGGTGACTGAACAAGATATTAATCATCAGTTAAGGGTTAGGATAAGTGCAGATGGGACAAATGCAACAGGATATGTAGAAAGCGGGCTAACACCTAATATAGAGAAGTCTGAAGGTCCTCAAGCTCCAGTTGCACCCGTAGAAGAAAGTACAACATCACATAGCATTACCTTAAAATATATAGAAGGTCAGGAATATAGTAAGGATAATGGAGCAGTATGGCAAGATAGCTCGACATTCAATAATCTTGATTCAAGTACACTCTATACATTTATTACGAGAGTTAAAGAGACAGAATACCAGAAATCATCTGAATTTAGTTTGGCTACCGTAATTGAGACAAAAGAAGCCGTTTTACCAGAGATTGCAGGAGATATTTATATTGAAGGTAGTGCAAAATATGGAGGAGTTCTATCAGTAAACCTTGATAATTTAACGTACCATCCTGACACAAAACTTGATCACATATCATATCAATGGTACCAGGACTCCACTCTTATTACTGGAGCAACGAATGAAACTTATGTAATTACTAAAAACAACATAGGTAAGAAGATGAAGGTTAAAGTGATGTCCGACGGGATAAATGCTACAGGGAGTTTAGAGAGCCAGCCAACAGATAATATTGAAAAAGCTGACGGACCCGATGCTCCAATGGCACCAGAAGTAAATAGTAAAACGTCAACATCTATTAAGTTAAAAAGTAATAATGATCAAGAGTATAGCATAGATAATGGTGAAACATGGAATGAAAATGCCTCTTTTCTAAACTTAATACCAGGTACAGAATACAAGTTTATTTCGAGAATAAAAGAGACAGATACAACAAAAAGTTCAGCAAATAGTAATCAAACTATTATTCCAACAAATGATGTATACACGATTACTTATAACGGAAATAACCATACTAGTGGATTGCCTCCCGCGGACATTAAAAAATATGAGGAAGGTAGTACAGTCACAGTAATTGGAAATACAGGTCGTATGGCTCGTTCAGGTTATCAGTTTATGGGATGGAATACGTCTGTAGATGGTTCGGGAAGTACTTATCAACCAGGTTCGTCTTTCCAAATGGGAACGAATAATGTCACTTTATATGCAAAATGGAAGAAGGACTTAACTGGAAGCAATGCAGGTGCACCCGTAATTAATCCTTCTCAGCCAGGTACTGAAATTATTACAGCACCAATAGAAACCGGCGGAGTTGGCTCAGGAACGATTGTAATGAACATGCCAATTACGCGCACTACAGATTCAAACGGAGTTGTAAAGGATAGCGTTGATATGAATTTGGAGAGAGCTAAAGGAACCATTAAAAGCGTTCTAGAAGCAGGCCAAACAACTGCTCGCCTTGTAATTCCAGATGAGAAAGATGTAGTCTCAGAAGTGACTGTTAATGTTCTTAAAGAAGCAGTAAAAGAAACAGCAGATAAGGATGTTAATCTAGAAATTTTTACAGACAACGGTCGAATTCTTGTTCCTCAAGAATCACTAGATAATTTTACAAATGACCTTTATTTCCGTATTACTCCTGTAAAAAAAGAGGAAAAGAAAAAAGAAATAGAAAATCGTGCTAAGGTAGAAGATATAGTTAAACGAGTAACAGGTGATAGTTTAGTTACCGTAGTTTCACGACCAATAGAAATTGATACAAATATGCAAAGTAGACCTGTTACGCTTATCTTACCTCTAAGAGATTTTCAATTACCGGATGACAAAAAACAGGAAGAATTTCTATCACATTTGTTTATTTACATTGAGCATAGTGATGGAGAGTTAGAATTGGTGAAAGCAAAGGTAGTTGAGTTCAAACAGGGACAATTAGGGCTAGAGTTTAATGTTAATAAGTTTAGCACTTTTACTATCCTCCATGTGGAAAACCTAAAAGAAAACCGTCATAAGGGATACATTAGAGGGTATGAGGACGGCACATTTCGACCTAATAACGTGGTAACAAGAGCACAAGCAGCTATGATGATTGCTAAAAATATGGGGTATGAAGATGTAAAGTTTAAGGGAAATGATCCATTCTTAGATGTGAAAACTACTCATTGGTCAGCAGGGGCAATTGAGTTTGTAAAAACAAGAGGAATGATGCAAGGCGATCATTCTGGATATTTCCATCCTAACGTGCCAATCACACGTGCTGAATTGGCAGTCATTATAGCTCGATATAATAAGTTAGCGTTACCATCTGAAACCGAAAGTAGCATCGCTTTTTCAGATATTAAAGGTCATTGGGCAATGACTGCTATTGCTTCTGTTAAAATAGCAGGCCTTATTAGTGGATATCCAAACGGAACATTCCGTCCCAATAGTTATGTCAATCGGGCAGAATGTGTAAAGATGATTAACCGTATGTTTAATCGAGGCCCATTGTATGGCATTAATAAATTAGCTTTTAAAGACATCCAAACGAATCATTGGGCATTTGCTGAAATATCGGAAGCAAGTCAGGATCATGCTTATATATATCGAACAACAGGTGGAGAAGAGATAGTAGAGTGA
- a CDS encoding DUF6792 domain-containing protein — MSDKQVLDTDELRLRLTNLQYQDMSNEQFSAEVQRIYMEETGEKLPISVQVVRSSDLKKVNSDIPSSYDGTAIHFYSKEKNTNEIYVISQGSAQLDDWTYNIRAMQAGKENSQAKNTDIFAQEAKEKFMKESKMDTDAKMIGLSHSLAHNNNTVSQLMFNTFDEIYSANGAQTNYYQQYNTDATFRAKVNKEFNIDYGDERKVYDVNPDQLKSFALSYYGKKGANVHQLISSDDPLNAISSNTRGFFTLGDVTVIDTDAEHPGLQSLMGKMPDSEVADLQKIAIEYADMYGKNASNNEIIQKLTGVNMDLVTKFKESDGIWGGIKTYFTGSKEIDDMIEDVNEKFPPLLDKVKKVTSNSDAIFDDLYKGNYISADQKKVAIEEMNNIQEILDDMEQSISDMQATRDLAASGYETSVLGGDIGSGIRLFNDAKKLAKSFENLNKALGPAMKIIGEGHSINEILNALAIGENKAYIGGDMILMSGKNQEIKINISAAVRMYQEGQASLTEKSTLITKYSNAFQQEVTEDSAQQKQKVMTEITDIEGNPSAHMDLLMRHIFSIYPIRVESAQVHDHLQPLTGLDISHIIDELNKTVTESNQFLESTRSGIEKLFVKDHDVSMLFDLYAGGK; from the coding sequence ATGAGTGACAAACAAGTATTGGATACGGACGAATTACGGCTTCGATTAACAAATCTGCAGTATCAAGATATGAGCAATGAACAATTTAGTGCGGAAGTACAACGGATTTATATGGAGGAAACCGGAGAGAAATTACCCATTTCTGTTCAGGTTGTCCGTTCTTCCGACTTAAAGAAAGTAAACAGTGACATCCCCTCTTCCTATGATGGTACAGCCATTCATTTTTACTCCAAAGAAAAAAACACAAACGAAATATACGTGATTTCTCAAGGTTCAGCACAGCTTGATGATTGGACCTACAATATTCGTGCTATGCAAGCGGGAAAAGAAAATAGTCAAGCCAAAAATACGGATATATTCGCCCAAGAAGCAAAAGAAAAATTTATGAAGGAATCTAAGATGGACACGGATGCGAAAATGATTGGGCTATCACATTCACTAGCTCACAACAACAACACCGTGTCACAGCTTATGTTTAATACGTTTGATGAGATTTATAGCGCAAATGGAGCTCAAACCAATTACTATCAACAATACAACACGGACGCCACGTTTCGTGCCAAGGTCAACAAAGAGTTTAACATCGATTACGGCGATGAAAGAAAAGTATACGACGTTAACCCTGATCAACTAAAATCTTTTGCCCTCTCGTATTACGGAAAAAAAGGAGCCAACGTTCATCAATTAATTTCGTCCGATGATCCGTTAAATGCAATCAGTAGTAACACACGTGGTTTTTTTACACTTGGTGACGTAACCGTAATCGATACGGACGCCGAACATCCCGGCCTTCAGTCATTAATGGGGAAAATGCCTGATAGCGAGGTGGCAGACCTTCAGAAAATAGCAATTGAATACGCTGATATGTACGGAAAGAATGCAAGCAATAATGAAATTATTCAAAAACTAACAGGCGTCAATATGGATCTGGTAACTAAATTCAAAGAAAGCGATGGCATCTGGGGAGGGATTAAAACCTATTTTACAGGCAGTAAAGAAATCGATGATATGATCGAAGACGTAAACGAAAAGTTCCCTCCCCTTTTAGACAAAGTAAAAAAAGTCACAAGCAATTCCGATGCCATTTTCGATGATTTGTATAAAGGAAATTACATTTCCGCTGATCAAAAAAAGGTTGCTATAGAGGAAATGAACAATATTCAAGAGATTTTAGATGATATGGAGCAGTCGATTAGTGACATGCAGGCCACTCGAGATCTGGCGGCTTCTGGATATGAAACATCGGTTTTAGGCGGAGACATTGGGTCTGGAATTCGATTGTTTAATGATGCGAAGAAATTAGCGAAGAGCTTTGAGAATTTAAATAAGGCGCTTGGCCCTGCAATGAAGATCATTGGAGAAGGCCACAGCATTAACGAAATACTAAATGCCCTCGCAATAGGAGAAAACAAGGCCTATATTGGCGGAGATATGATCTTAATGTCTGGAAAAAACCAAGAGATTAAGATTAACATTTCAGCAGCGGTTCGCATGTACCAAGAAGGACAGGCGTCTCTAACAGAAAAAAGCACGCTAATCACGAAGTACAGCAATGCTTTTCAGCAGGAAGTGACGGAAGACTCTGCACAGCAAAAGCAAAAAGTAATGACGGAGATTACTGATATTGAAGGGAATCCAAGCGCTCATATGGATTTATTAATGAGACATATTTTCTCCATATACCCTATTCGAGTAGAAAGTGCCCAAGTACACGACCATTTACAGCCGTTAACAGGTCTCGATATTTCACATATTATTGACGAGCTCAATAAAACTGTAACCGAAAGCAATCAGTTTTTAGAGTCGACACGCTCTGGAATTGAGAAATTGTTTGTGAAAGACCATGACGTCAGTATGTTGTTTGACTTATACGCAGGAGGTAAATGA
- a CDS encoding ADP-ribosylglycohydrolase family protein: protein MSKSSLERRWDADDRSYLAIRIKERLIPTIMGGVIADAIGVPVEFMGRGGFNVMGMTGYGTYNQPPGTWSDDTTMTLCLMENLIEGQDLEELMKKFAAWRDHGYMTPHDHMFDIGRTTEESIERFLTGFSSDQWGGGKVSDNGNGALMRISPLVFLLWNEYDFKKRLDLVEEIAHVTHRHPRSTVGCVLYIEFLFALFNNNEPLKAYEQAVRVCLRDLKGTKYEDEFPAYERVLNLSIPHLEKDEIVSDGYVVHSLEAALWSFFKHDNYRDIVLEAVNLGGDTDTIGLIAGTMAGMYYYEDGLPEEWLNELVKKDEVLDLCKRYLDLCVEKAIAKAEAEG, encoded by the coding sequence TTGAGTAAGAGTTCATTAGAAAGACGTTGGGATGCAGATGATCGTAGTTATTTAGCAATACGTATAAAGGAAAGGTTAATTCCAACCATTATGGGTGGAGTCATTGCAGATGCGATTGGTGTTCCGGTTGAATTTATGGGACGAGGAGGATTTAACGTCATGGGGATGACGGGTTATGGAACGTATAACCAACCTCCTGGAACGTGGTCTGATGATACGACAATGACGCTTTGCTTAATGGAAAATCTTATTGAAGGTCAAGATTTAGAAGAACTGATGAAGAAGTTTGCGGCTTGGCGCGACCATGGATACATGACGCCTCATGATCATATGTTTGATATTGGCCGAACAACAGAAGAGTCAATTGAACGATTTTTGACTGGCTTTTCCTCAGACCAATGGGGGGGAGGGAAAGTAAGCGATAATGGAAACGGAGCATTGATGAGAATTTCTCCACTTGTGTTTTTACTATGGAATGAATATGACTTTAAAAAGCGATTGGATCTTGTCGAAGAAATTGCTCATGTGACGCACAGACATCCACGCTCAACGGTAGGATGTGTATTATATATTGAATTTCTTTTTGCCCTATTTAATAATAATGAGCCTCTAAAAGCATACGAACAAGCAGTTAGAGTTTGCTTAAGAGATTTAAAAGGTACCAAATACGAAGATGAGTTTCCTGCCTATGAGCGCGTATTGAATCTAAGTATTCCACACCTAGAAAAAGACGAGATTGTGTCGGATGGCTACGTAGTTCATTCATTAGAAGCAGCGCTTTGGAGCTTTTTTAAGCATGATAACTATCGCGATATCGTATTAGAAGCAGTGAATCTAGGTGGAGACACGGACACGATTGGCTTAATAGCTGGGACCATGGCAGGAATGTATTATTATGAAGATGGGCTTCCAGAAGAATGGCTAAACGAGCTTGTCAAAAAAGATGAAGTGCTGGACCTTTGTAAGCGATACTTGGATCTTTGTGTTGAAAAAGCGATTGCGAAAGCAGAGGCAGAGGGCTGA
- a CDS encoding alpha/beta hydrolase, whose product MHLKKYLLVLSILLITFSTVFIDFKPVKAASGPVPTLFVHGYGGSADTFNRMIKRFEYNGWGTKTLTCTVSKKGTASCKGSLSTKTKHPLVQVIFEDPTASLQDTTFWFTRVLKLLKEKYKVTSFNIISHSMGGIVSTKYIEDTSKNDWYPKVNRIVTLGSPFGGVSLIGIYKKLGGPASRDLLIGSKALSKIQANGKYFYKNTKMLSVAGRLNPNEMGDGLVEWKSAIASKKIVPKKNFEEYHFIDFQASHSGLHESKTVDKKVGNYLWGYTR is encoded by the coding sequence ATGCACCTAAAAAAATACCTGCTTGTTTTGTCTATTTTATTAATTACCTTCTCAACTGTATTCATCGATTTTAAGCCTGTAAAAGCAGCAAGTGGACCGGTTCCTACGCTATTTGTTCATGGTTATGGAGGTTCTGCTGACACATTTAATAGAATGATCAAGCGTTTTGAATATAATGGATGGGGAACAAAGACGCTAACATGTACGGTTTCTAAAAAGGGTACAGCTTCTTGTAAAGGGTCTCTTTCTACCAAAACTAAACATCCGCTTGTTCAAGTTATTTTTGAAGATCCTACGGCTTCACTTCAAGATACAACATTTTGGTTCACAAGGGTTTTAAAACTATTAAAAGAAAAATACAAAGTTACGAGCTTTAATATTATTTCACATAGCATGGGTGGAATAGTTAGTACAAAGTACATTGAAGACACTTCTAAAAATGATTGGTACCCGAAGGTTAACCGAATTGTTACGCTAGGTTCACCATTTGGTGGCGTATCCTTGATAGGGATTTATAAAAAGTTAGGTGGTCCTGCTTCTAGGGATTTACTGATAGGATCAAAAGCCTTAAGCAAGATTCAAGCAAACGGGAAATATTTTTATAAAAATACGAAGATGCTTTCTGTTGCGGGAAGATTAAACCCAAATGAAATGGGAGATGGTCTAGTGGAATGGAAAAGCGCCATTGCTAGTAAGAAAATTGTTCCTAAGAAAAATTTTGAAGAATATCATTTCATAGACTTTCAAGCATCACATAGCGGTTTACATGAAAGTAAAACAGTGGATAAAAAAGTAGGGAATTATTTATGGGGATATACAAGGTAA
- a CDS encoding tyrosine-type recombinase/integrase encodes MKPTAQEAYFNDQGRFSPETVQSYKIALSQFFSYCDKPIEEVKAKGIRNWLASLNEKDLKPRSIQLKLSAVKSFYQYCLDENIVNINPTLKIRTPAKEDSLPYYLDKKQIALLQELVRENIRDRVIVEFLYVTGVRISEMLNIKLEDVKWGSRQIWIRKGKGNKERFVLFSYDCAERLRVYLDQRKVASVYLFANHKGRYLCCSKDSYLMEKVF; translated from the coding sequence ATGAAACCTACAGCTCAAGAAGCGTATTTTAATGATCAAGGTCGTTTTAGTCCTGAAACCGTACAATCTTATAAGATCGCTCTTTCTCAATTTTTCTCTTATTGTGACAAGCCGATTGAAGAGGTGAAGGCAAAAGGTATTCGGAATTGGCTAGCTAGCCTCAATGAAAAAGACTTAAAGCCAAGAAGTATTCAACTGAAGTTATCTGCGGTTAAATCCTTTTATCAATACTGTTTAGACGAAAACATCGTCAACATAAATCCAACTCTTAAAATTCGTACTCCTGCCAAAGAGGATTCCCTTCCTTATTATTTAGATAAAAAGCAAATAGCTTTACTGCAAGAGTTGGTTAGAGAAAATATTCGAGATCGAGTTATCGTGGAATTTTTATATGTTACGGGTGTTCGCATTAGTGAAATGTTAAATATTAAGTTAGAAGATGTGAAATGGGGTAGTAGACAAATCTGGATTCGAAAAGGAAAGGGAAATAAAGAGAGGTTTGTACTATTTAGCTATGATTGTGCAGAAAGACTAAGGGTATACCTGGACCAACGTAAGGTAGCAAGTGTTTATTTATTTGCTAATCATAAAGGACGATACTTGTGTTGTAGTAAGGACTCTTATCTAATGGAGAAGGTATTTTAA
- a CDS encoding tyrosine-type recombinase/integrase — translation MQDKYWESSCDAISLSSRQVLNEYLLSLKLENKAVATIIKYRWFLEKFLKDCPPSLEDISSEFIRKWLDVFSIDKKPRTIDLVLATLSSFFTFCLNEEYIENAVMKKRWRPQIPKSLPKYLDDVEYVRVKRVSEYLPLRDRAIILFLLSSGCRVSELSNLNIEDIHFESRTAEVTGKGKKIRHIHFSQKCAFVLNDYLRTRLSKVTDPLFMNKFGNPLLTGGIRKVVRKAGIEAEFNQSFHPHCCRHTFATRMLARGADLQFIADEMGHSDLNTTRGYARIPTEDMILKYHNIMG, via the coding sequence GTGCAGGATAAATATTGGGAAAGTAGTTGTGATGCTATTTCTTTATCCAGTAGACAGGTACTGAATGAGTATTTATTAAGTCTAAAGCTTGAAAACAAAGCGGTTGCAACCATTATTAAATACCGATGGTTTTTAGAAAAGTTTTTAAAAGATTGTCCTCCATCTTTAGAAGATATATCGTCGGAGTTTATTCGGAAGTGGTTAGATGTGTTTTCCATAGATAAGAAACCTAGAACAATCGACCTCGTATTAGCCACTTTATCCTCTTTTTTTACTTTTTGCCTCAACGAAGAATACATTGAAAACGCCGTAATGAAAAAACGTTGGCGTCCTCAAATCCCAAAATCGTTACCCAAGTATCTAGATGACGTCGAATATGTCCGTGTAAAGCGAGTATCAGAATATTTACCTCTAAGGGATCGAGCTATTATCCTATTTCTTCTATCATCTGGCTGCCGTGTATCGGAATTATCCAATTTAAACATTGAAGATATTCACTTTGAAAGCCGAACGGCAGAGGTGACTGGGAAAGGGAAAAAGATTCGACATATTCATTTTTCTCAAAAGTGTGCTTTCGTGTTAAACGATTATCTCCGAACACGTTTGAGCAAAGTCACTGATCCACTTTTCATGAATAAATTCGGCAACCCCCTATTAACAGGAGGGATTAGAAAAGTAGTACGAAAAGCGGGAATAGAAGCAGAGTTTAATCAAAGTTTCCATCCACATTGCTGTAGACATACGTTCGCGACTAGAATGTTGGCCCGTGGTGCAGATCTCCAGTTTATAGCCGATGAAATGGGCCATTCAGATCTTAATACGACAAGAGGTTATGCCCGAATACCAACAGAAGATATGATTTTAAAATATCACAATATCATGGGGTGA